One window of Brachybacterium ginsengisoli genomic DNA carries:
- the atpA gene encoding F0F1 ATP synthase subunit alpha — MAELTISPEDIRNALDTAVSTYQAGATEREEIGRVSEAADGIARVEGLPNVMANELVSFEDGTLGLALNLELREVGVVVLGEFSGIEEGQQVRRTGQVLSVPVGDGYLGRVVDPTGAPIDGLGTIETVGRRALELQAPGVMQRKAVKEPMQTGLKAIDAMTPIGRGQRQLIIGDRQTGKTTIGIDTILNQKANWESGDPEKQVRCIYVAVGQKGSTIASVRATLEENGALEYTTIVAAPASDPAGFKYIAPYTGSAIGQHWMYEGKHVLIIFDDLSKQAEAYRAVSLLLRRPPGREAYPGDVFYLHSRLLERCAKLSDEMGGGSMTGLPIIETKANDVSAYIPTNVISITDGQCFLQSDLFNANQRPAVDVGISVSRVGGSAQTKAMKAVSGTLKIDLAQFRDLEAFAMFASDLDAASKQQLSRGARLMELLKQSQNSPFPMEEQVVSIWAGTKGKFDDVEIEDVREFEGQLLEHLRHNGGVLEAIRSTGKFESSTEEELSGILDQVKQDFLAGKGQDAARNDEDGRLAADRIEQEQIVRG; from the coding sequence ATGGCGGAGCTCACGATCAGCCCGGAGGACATCCGGAACGCCCTGGACACCGCGGTGTCCACCTACCAGGCAGGCGCCACCGAGCGCGAGGAGATCGGCCGCGTCAGCGAGGCCGCCGACGGCATCGCTCGCGTCGAGGGTCTCCCCAACGTCATGGCCAACGAGCTCGTCAGCTTCGAGGACGGCACCCTCGGCCTCGCCCTGAACCTCGAGCTCCGTGAGGTCGGCGTCGTCGTCCTCGGCGAGTTCTCCGGCATCGAGGAGGGCCAGCAGGTCCGCCGCACCGGCCAGGTGCTCTCGGTTCCCGTCGGCGACGGCTACCTCGGCCGCGTGGTCGACCCCACCGGCGCCCCCATCGACGGCCTCGGCACCATCGAGACCGTCGGCCGTCGCGCTCTCGAGCTGCAGGCTCCCGGCGTCATGCAGCGCAAGGCGGTCAAGGAGCCGATGCAGACCGGCCTCAAGGCCATCGATGCGATGACCCCGATCGGCCGTGGCCAGCGTCAGCTGATCATCGGCGACCGCCAGACCGGCAAGACCACGATCGGGATCGACACGATCCTGAACCAGAAGGCCAACTGGGAGTCCGGCGACCCCGAGAAGCAGGTCCGCTGCATCTACGTCGCCGTCGGCCAGAAGGGCTCGACCATCGCCTCGGTGCGCGCGACGCTCGAGGAGAACGGCGCGCTGGAGTACACCACGATCGTGGCGGCCCCGGCGTCCGACCCGGCCGGCTTCAAGTACATCGCCCCCTACACCGGCTCGGCCATCGGCCAGCACTGGATGTACGAGGGCAAGCACGTCCTGATCATCTTCGACGACCTCTCGAAGCAGGCCGAGGCGTACCGCGCCGTGTCGCTGCTGCTGCGCCGCCCGCCGGGCCGTGAGGCCTACCCGGGTGACGTGTTCTACCTGCACTCCCGTCTGCTCGAGCGCTGCGCGAAGCTCAGCGACGAGATGGGCGGCGGTTCGATGACCGGTCTGCCGATCATCGAGACCAAGGCCAACGACGTCTCGGCGTACATCCCGACAAACGTCATCTCGATCACCGACGGCCAGTGCTTCCTGCAGTCGGACCTGTTCAACGCGAACCAGCGCCCGGCGGTCGACGTCGGCATCTCGGTCTCCCGCGTCGGAGGCTCGGCGCAGACGAAGGCCATGAAGGCCGTCTCGGGCACCCTGAAGATCGACCTCGCGCAGTTCCGCGATCTCGAGGCCTTCGCGATGTTCGCCTCCGACCTGGATGCCGCCTCCAAGCAGCAGCTGAGCCGTGGCGCCCGCCTGATGGAGCTGCTGAAGCAGTCCCAGAACTCGCCGTTCCCGATGGAGGAGCAGGTCGTCTCGATCTGGGCCGGCACCAAGGGCAAGTTCGACGACGTCGAGATCGAGGACGTCCGCGAGTTCGAGGGGCAGCTGCTCGAGCACCTGCGCCACAACGGCGGCGTGCTCGAGGCCATCCGCAGCACGGGCAAGTTCGAGTCCTCGACCGAGGAGGAGCTCTCGGGCATCCTCGATCAGGTCAAGCAGGACTTCCTGGCCGGCAAGGGCCAGGACGCGGCGCGGAACGACGAGGATGGTCGTCTCGCCGCTGACCGGATCGAGCAGGAGCAGATCGTCCGCGGCTGA
- a CDS encoding F0F1 ATP synthase subunit gamma, whose protein sequence is MGAQQRVYKQRIRSAQGMKKIFKAKEMVAASRIAKAHARVEATTPYADALTRAIGSVATHSSEVSHPFLDTDRKQTGRAGILLITADRGMTGPYSHNVIREAEQLANTLRDEGKEPVMYVVGRKGDSYYRFRNREPQRSWTPYKENELPSLGREIAAAVTEDLVTEDPTVHLDELYVVSTRFESRFVQNARSVRMVPMGLGDVRGENAPTYPLYEFVPDAESVIGELLPRYIESRIINILLQAMASEHASTQRAMKTATDNAETQINKFTRLANSARQAEITQEITEIVGGADALSGSGRTER, encoded by the coding sequence ATGGGAGCCCAGCAGAGGGTATACAAACAGAGGATCCGCTCCGCACAGGGGATGAAGAAGATCTTCAAGGCCAAGGAGATGGTCGCGGCGTCGCGCATCGCCAAGGCGCACGCCCGGGTCGAGGCGACGACGCCCTACGCCGATGCGCTGACCCGCGCGATCGGATCGGTGGCGACGCACTCCAGCGAGGTCTCGCATCCGTTCCTGGACACCGATCGGAAGCAGACCGGCCGCGCCGGCATCCTCCTGATCACCGCGGACCGCGGCATGACCGGCCCGTACTCGCACAACGTGATCCGCGAAGCCGAACAGCTCGCGAACACGCTGCGCGACGAGGGCAAGGAGCCCGTGATGTACGTCGTCGGCCGCAAGGGCGACTCGTACTACCGCTTCCGCAACCGTGAGCCGCAGCGCTCGTGGACCCCGTACAAGGAGAACGAGCTGCCGTCGCTCGGCCGCGAGATCGCCGCGGCGGTCACCGAGGATCTCGTCACCGAGGACCCCACGGTCCACCTCGACGAGCTCTACGTGGTCTCCACGCGCTTCGAGAGCCGCTTCGTCCAGAACGCCCGCTCGGTCCGCATGGTGCCGATGGGTCTGGGGGATGTGCGCGGCGAGAACGCGCCCACCTACCCGCTGTACGAGTTCGTGCCGGATGCGGAGTCGGTCATCGGCGAGCTGCTGCCGCGCTACATCGAGTCGCGCATCATCAACATCCTGCTGCAGGCGATGGCTTCCGAGCACGCCTCCACGCAGCGAGCGATGAAGACCGCGACCGACAATGCGGAGACCCAGATCAACAAGTTCACCCGGCTGGCGAACTCCGCCCGCCAGGCGGAGATCACCCAGGAGATCACGGAGATCGTCGGCGGCGCCGACGCCCTCTCGGGATCCGGCCGCACCGAACGCTGA
- the atpD gene encoding F0F1 ATP synthase subunit beta, whose protein sequence is MTTTTDSQAPAAPAAGATGRVARVTGAVVDIEFPPGNIPNLYNALTIQIEDTGSGLEASTLTLETAQHLGDGMVRGIALKPTDGVVRGQAVTDSGAPISVPVGDVTLGTVFDVVGNPLNKPADQLEITERWPIHRKAPNFDQLESSTVMFETGIKSIDLLTPYVKGGKIGLFGGAGVGKTVLIQEMIYRVANSHDGVSVFAGVGERTREGWDLIEEMTESGVIEKTALVFGQMDEPPGTRLRVALSALTMAEYFRDEQAQDVLLFIDNIFRFTQAGSEVSTLLGRMPSAVGYQPNLADEMGVLQERITSTRGHSITSMQAIYVPADDYTDPAPATTFAHLDATTELSREIASRGLYPAIDPLSSTSRILDPRYVGQDHYDTAVRVKQILQRNKELQDIIAMLGVDELSEEDKVIVSRARRIQQFLSQNTHLAKQFTGVDGSDVPLKDTIEGFKGIADGEFDHITESAFFNVGGIDMVLENQHRIDKELGA, encoded by the coding sequence ATGACCACCACCACTGACAGCCAGGCCCCCGCCGCCCCGGCGGCCGGCGCCACCGGACGCGTCGCCCGCGTCACCGGCGCCGTCGTCGACATCGAGTTCCCGCCCGGGAACATCCCTAACCTCTACAACGCGCTCACGATCCAGATCGAGGACACCGGCTCCGGCCTGGAGGCCTCGACCCTGACCCTCGAGACCGCGCAGCACCTCGGCGACGGCATGGTGCGCGGCATCGCGCTCAAGCCCACCGACGGCGTGGTCCGCGGCCAGGCCGTGACCGACTCCGGCGCTCCGATCTCGGTGCCCGTCGGCGACGTCACCCTCGGCACGGTCTTCGACGTGGTCGGCAACCCGCTGAACAAGCCGGCCGACCAGCTCGAGATCACCGAGCGCTGGCCCATCCACCGCAAGGCTCCGAACTTCGACCAGCTCGAGTCCTCGACGGTCATGTTCGAGACCGGCATCAAGTCGATCGACCTCCTCACCCCGTACGTCAAGGGCGGAAAGATCGGCCTGTTCGGCGGCGCGGGCGTCGGCAAGACGGTCCTCATCCAGGAGATGATCTACCGCGTGGCCAACAGCCACGACGGCGTCTCCGTGTTCGCCGGCGTCGGCGAGCGCACCCGTGAGGGCTGGGACCTCATCGAGGAGATGACCGAGTCGGGCGTCATCGAGAAGACCGCACTGGTCTTCGGCCAGATGGACGAGCCGCCGGGCACGCGTCTGCGCGTGGCCCTGTCCGCGCTGACCATGGCGGAGTACTTCCGCGATGAGCAGGCGCAGGACGTGCTGCTGTTCATCGACAACATCTTCCGCTTCACCCAGGCGGGCTCCGAGGTGTCGACCCTGCTGGGCCGCATGCCCTCGGCCGTGGGCTACCAGCCCAACCTGGCGGACGAGATGGGTGTGCTCCAGGAGCGCATCACCTCGACCCGCGGTCACTCGATCACCTCGATGCAGGCGATCTACGTGCCGGCCGATGACTACACCGACCCGGCCCCGGCGACCACCTTCGCCCACCTCGACGCCACCACGGAGCTCTCCCGTGAGATCGCCTCGCGCGGTCTGTACCCGGCGATCGACCCGCTGTCCTCCACCTCGCGGATCCTCGACCCGCGCTACGTGGGCCAGGACCACTACGACACCGCGGTGCGCGTGAAGCAGATCCTCCAGCGCAACAAGGAGCTGCAGGACATCATCGCGATGCTCGGCGTCGACGAGCTCTCCGAGGAGGACAAGGTCATCGTGTCGCGTGCACGACGGATCCAGCAGTTCCTCTCGCAGAACACCCACCTCGCGAAGCAGTTCACCGGTGTGGACGGCTCGGACGTCCCGCTGAAGGACACCATCGAGGGCTTCAAGGGCATCGCCGACGGCGAGTTCGACCACATCACCGAGTCGGCCTTCTTCAACGTCGGCGGCATCGACATGGTGCTCGAGAACCAGCACCGCATCGACAAGGAGCTCGGCGCGTGA
- a CDS encoding F0F1 ATP synthase subunit epsilon translates to MSALEVTFVTADRTVWTGQAAQVVVPAIDGSMGILPKMQPTLAILGTGVVRIIDQDGHVEALEVDGGFVSVDADVVTIGVDDAAIVEPTASRL, encoded by the coding sequence GTGAGTGCGCTCGAGGTCACCTTCGTCACCGCGGACCGCACCGTCTGGACCGGTCAGGCGGCGCAGGTCGTCGTGCCGGCGATCGACGGCTCGATGGGCATCCTGCCCAAGATGCAGCCCACCCTGGCGATCCTCGGCACCGGCGTGGTGCGGATCATCGACCAGGACGGTCACGTCGAGGCGCTCGAGGTCGACGGCGGCTTCGTCTCCGTCGACGCGGACGTCGTGACCATCGGCGTCGATGACGCCGCGATCGTCGAGCCCACGGCTTCTCGTCTCTGA
- a CDS encoding DUF2550 family protein encodes MDDLSIPIPLLGIGMLFVVLVLLLLVLLLLALRQRIVSRRREAFECTVRRRGLMGGATWQHGLMRFGTDRLRWFRAFSLRVRPEVVLRRSDIRDVTRDILPSPGEGIAARCLVEFTLRDGREISAVVDLASGAALNSWLEAAPTGSVLGDAD; translated from the coding sequence ATGGACGACCTGAGCATCCCGATCCCCCTCCTGGGGATCGGGATGCTCTTCGTCGTGCTGGTGCTCCTCCTGCTGGTACTCCTGCTGCTGGCGCTGCGTCAGCGGATCGTGTCCCGTCGGCGGGAGGCCTTCGAGTGCACCGTGCGGCGACGGGGGCTCATGGGCGGAGCGACCTGGCAGCACGGGCTGATGCGCTTCGGCACGGATCGGCTGCGCTGGTTCCGGGCGTTCTCCCTGCGGGTGCGCCCCGAGGTGGTGCTGCGGCGCAGCGACATCCGTGACGTCACCCGCGATATCCTGCCCTCCCCGGGCGAGGGCATCGCGGCTCGCTGCCTGGTGGAGTTCACGCTGCGCGACGGTCGGGAGATCAGCGCGGTCGTCGACCTGGCCTCGGGTGCGGCGCTGAACTCCTGGCTGGAGGCCGCGCCGACGGGCTCGGTGCTCGGCGACGCCGACTGA
- a CDS encoding N-acetylglucosamine-6-phosphate deacetylase, translated as MSTAPAPHSPGSDEVAAEIALRGTAVLEQGLVPDALLLIAGGDILWAGPAGRAPQHTAAQEISHDGMILPGLVDLHCHGGGGASFPDAESAEDMLTAVREHRRHGTTSLVASLVTADAPTLRSRVADLARLAADGEIAAIHLEGPFLSVERRGAQNPEHITDGDADLVRELAQISGGALATMTVAPETPGAEGVIEALAEVGALPSLGHTDGSSAQMTRAIAHSVAELRRENGRSPLPTATHLFNGMRPIHHRDPGPALAALDAAAAGDLVVEVIADGVHLDARTVAHVFAIAAEQNVVLVTDAMAAAGMPEGQYRLGSLDVTVEGGVATLTGGTAIAGGTAHLLDVVRFAVTEAGVDLVRAVRAASTVPAAVLGQQDRIGALAAGRRADVVLVDAALEPVTVLRGGAVVTD; from the coding sequence ATGAGCACCGCCCCCGCCCCGCACTCCCCCGGCTCCGATGAGGTCGCCGCCGAGATCGCGCTCCGCGGGACCGCGGTGCTCGAGCAGGGGCTCGTCCCCGACGCTCTGCTGCTGATCGCAGGCGGCGACATCCTCTGGGCCGGTCCCGCCGGCCGGGCACCGCAGCACACGGCCGCCCAGGAGATCTCCCACGACGGGATGATCCTGCCCGGTCTCGTCGATCTCCACTGCCACGGCGGTGGCGGCGCCTCGTTCCCCGACGCCGAGTCCGCCGAGGACATGCTCACCGCGGTCCGGGAGCATCGTCGACACGGCACCACGAGCCTGGTCGCCTCCCTGGTGACGGCTGATGCCCCCACCCTCCGCTCCCGCGTCGCGGACCTCGCACGGCTCGCTGCCGACGGGGAGATCGCGGCGATCCACCTCGAGGGGCCGTTCCTCTCGGTCGAGCGTCGCGGCGCCCAGAATCCCGAGCACATCACCGACGGGGACGCGGACCTGGTGCGGGAGCTCGCCCAGATCTCCGGCGGTGCGCTGGCCACCATGACGGTCGCTCCGGAGACCCCGGGCGCCGAAGGAGTCATCGAGGCCCTCGCCGAGGTCGGCGCGCTCCCCTCCCTCGGCCACACCGACGGCAGCAGCGCCCAGATGACCCGCGCGATCGCGCACTCCGTCGCCGAGCTGCGCCGCGAGAACGGCCGCTCCCCTCTCCCCACCGCGACCCACCTCTTCAACGGCATGCGGCCGATCCACCACCGCGATCCCGGGCCCGCTCTGGCGGCGCTGGACGCGGCGGCGGCCGGGGATCTGGTGGTCGAGGTGATCGCCGACGGCGTGCACCTCGATGCCCGCACCGTCGCCCATGTCTTCGCGATCGCCGCCGAGCAGAACGTGGTCCTCGTGACCGACGCGATGGCGGCGGCCGGGATGCCCGAGGGCCAGTATCGGCTCGGCTCGCTCGATGTCACCGTCGAGGGTGGCGTCGCCACCCTCACCGGGGGCACCGCGATCGCCGGAGGCACCGCTCATCTCCTCGACGTGGTGCGCTTCGCGGTCACCGAGGCCGGCGTCGACCTGGTGCGCGCGGTGCGGGCCGCCTCGACGGTCCCGGCCGCGGTGCTCGGCCAGCAGGATCGGATCGGGGCCCTGGCAGCGGGACGTCGTGCGGACGTGGTGCTGGTCGATGCGGCCCTCGAGCCCGTCACTGTCCTCCGCGGTGGCGCGGTCGTCACCGACTGA
- the nucS gene encoding endonuclease NucS: MRLVVARCSVDYTGRLTAHLPLAPRLLIVKADGSVLIHSDGGSYKPLNWMSPPCTLTTSRRGDEEAGEDPEGDWIEQWDVVHDKSGDRLRVRLHEVFEDSSHDLGVDPGLQKDGVEAHLQALLAENIDTLGDGWSLVRREYFTAIGPVDILARDADGGSVAIEIKRRGEIDGVEQLTRYLELMNRDPLLAPVRGIFAAQVIKPQARVLAEDRGIDCVTLDYDALRGIDDAESRLF, translated from the coding sequence GTGCGTCTCGTCGTTGCCCGTTGCTCTGTCGACTACACCGGTCGGCTCACCGCCCATCTCCCGCTCGCCCCCCGGCTGCTGATCGTCAAGGCCGACGGCAGCGTGCTGATCCATTCCGACGGCGGCAGCTACAAGCCGCTGAACTGGATGAGCCCTCCGTGCACCCTCACCACGTCCCGTCGTGGCGACGAGGAGGCGGGCGAGGATCCCGAGGGCGACTGGATCGAGCAGTGGGACGTGGTCCACGACAAGTCCGGCGACCGCCTGCGGGTGCGTCTGCACGAGGTGTTCGAGGACTCCTCCCACGACCTCGGCGTCGATCCCGGCCTGCAGAAGGATGGCGTGGAGGCTCATCTGCAGGCGCTGCTGGCCGAGAACATCGACACTCTCGGCGACGGCTGGTCTCTCGTGCGCCGGGAGTACTTCACCGCCATCGGCCCCGTCGACATCCTCGCCCGTGACGCGGACGGCGGATCCGTCGCGATCGAGATCAAGCGCCGCGGCGAGATCGACGGCGTCGAGCAGCTGACCCGCTACCTCGAGCTCATGAACCGCGATCCGCTCCTCGCGCCGGTGCGCGGCATCTTCGCCGCGCAGGTGATCAAGCCGCAGGCCCGCGTGCTCGCCGAGGACCGCGGCATCGACTGCGTCACCCTGGACTACGACGCCCTGCGCGGCATCGACGACGCCGAGTCCCGTCTGTTCTGA
- a CDS encoding tetratricopeptide repeat protein: MTDPYGIIDLAALKKPAGAASGGSANAGTPSAHEIAVTEQGLEQIIADSQQIPTLLLVTSARVPEADQFLSALRRGADARGGAIRLGVVDADTEQRVAGALRVQQLPTLLLLIQGQLQPIVESVLPESEIDTLLTQVIEVARQQGMELPEGEGAAQEAPEEPLPPLIAEAYEAIERGDLDTAVAAYQKQLQESPADAEAKAGLATVSLMRRTQDADLAAAREAAAQQPSDLDAQLLVADLDMLGGHVEDAFARLLDQLRGADQETKDTVRGRLLELFEVAGPDDPRVAPARKRLANLLF; the protein is encoded by the coding sequence GTGACTGATCCGTACGGAATCATCGACCTCGCCGCGCTCAAGAAGCCCGCCGGGGCCGCGTCGGGCGGGTCGGCGAACGCCGGCACCCCCTCCGCCCACGAGATCGCCGTCACCGAGCAGGGGCTCGAGCAGATCATCGCCGACTCGCAGCAGATCCCCACCCTGCTGCTGGTCACCAGTGCCCGCGTGCCCGAGGCGGATCAGTTCCTCTCCGCGCTGCGTCGCGGCGCCGATGCGCGCGGCGGTGCGATCCGTCTGGGCGTCGTCGACGCGGACACCGAGCAGCGGGTCGCCGGCGCCCTGCGCGTCCAGCAGCTGCCCACCCTGCTCCTGCTGATCCAGGGCCAGCTGCAGCCGATCGTCGAGTCGGTGCTGCCCGAGTCGGAGATCGACACCCTCCTCACCCAGGTCATCGAGGTCGCGCGCCAGCAGGGCATGGAGCTCCCCGAGGGGGAGGGTGCCGCCCAGGAGGCTCCCGAGGAGCCGCTGCCGCCGCTGATCGCCGAGGCCTACGAGGCGATCGAGCGCGGTGACCTGGACACCGCCGTCGCCGCCTATCAGAAGCAGCTCCAGGAGAGCCCGGCCGATGCCGAGGCGAAGGCCGGGCTGGCCACCGTGTCGCTCATGCGACGCACCCAGGACGCCGACCTCGCCGCAGCCCGGGAGGCGGCGGCGCAGCAGCCCTCCGATCTGGACGCACAGCTCCTGGTCGCGGACCTCGACATGCTCGGCGGGCACGTCGAGGACGCCTTCGCGCGGCTCCTGGACCAGCTGCGCGGCGCGGACCAGGAGACCAAGGACACCGTTCGGGGACGCCTGCTCGAGCTCTTCGAGGTGGCGGGTCCTGACGATCCGCGGGTGGCTCCGGCGCGCAAGCGCCTCGCGAACCTGCTCTTCTGA
- the glgB gene encoding 1,4-alpha-glucan branching protein GlgB, with protein MSEIPDRPRDVVPAAPTPAAPTAMPLGEHELGATATGSHHDPHSVLGAQEYEGAITVRTLKPFAHEVLVVLPDGGTVPMEHEHDGIWVAVVEAAELPSHRIRVTWTEGADPVDLEEPYRFLPTVGELDLHLIHEGRHEELWRALGSHVRTLDDVAGTSFAVWAPNARAVQVVGTFNGWEGRLHALRSLGSSGVWEIFVPGIGVGETYKFRILGADGTWRDKADPMARFAEVPPATGSVVTDSDFEWTDDHWLAERASHDALASRMSVYEVHLASWRPGLGYRELASQLTEYVSEMGFTHVEFMPVAEHPFGGSWGYQVTGYYAPTSRLGTPDELRHLIDTLHGAGIGVILDWVPAHFPKDEWALGRFDGTPLYEHADPRRGEHPDWGTYIFDTGRHEVRNFLVANACYWLEEFHVDGLRVDAVASMLYLDYSREEGQWVANRHGGREDLESIAFLQEATATAYKRAPGIVMIAEESTSFPGVTRPTDAGGLGFGFKWNMGWMHDTLEYIAEDPVHRQHHHGEMTFSMVYQYSENFVLPLSHDEVVHGKGSLLRKAPGDDWQQAATLRSYLAFQWTHPGKQLIFMGIEFAQGTEWSEQSGLPWWLLEYPLHRGAQQLVKDLNAVQAEFPALYERDQDPAGFEWLIGDDSAHNTLSYVRRDAAGDPVVVVVNFSAEPWHDLRVPLPEGGSWLEVLNSDAPVYGGSGVGNLGRVHAEPLPRHGREHSVRLSVPPLGAVILVPERLRG; from the coding sequence ATGTCCGAGATCCCCGACCGTCCCCGGGACGTCGTCCCGGCAGCTCCGACGCCTGCGGCGCCGACGGCGATGCCGCTGGGCGAGCACGAGCTGGGCGCCACCGCGACCGGCAGCCATCACGACCCGCACTCGGTGCTCGGGGCCCAGGAGTACGAGGGCGCGATCACCGTCCGCACGCTCAAGCCCTTCGCGCACGAGGTCCTCGTGGTGCTTCCCGACGGAGGCACCGTGCCGATGGAGCACGAGCACGACGGCATCTGGGTCGCGGTGGTGGAGGCCGCCGAGCTCCCCTCGCACCGGATCCGCGTGACCTGGACGGAGGGCGCCGATCCCGTCGATCTCGAGGAGCCGTACCGCTTCCTGCCCACGGTGGGCGAGCTGGATCTCCACCTCATCCACGAGGGACGGCACGAGGAGCTGTGGCGGGCGCTGGGCTCGCACGTGCGCACCCTCGACGACGTGGCGGGGACCTCCTTCGCCGTCTGGGCGCCCAATGCCCGCGCGGTCCAGGTGGTGGGCACCTTCAACGGCTGGGAGGGGCGGCTGCACGCGCTGCGCTCGCTCGGCTCCTCGGGGGTCTGGGAGATCTTCGTCCCCGGCATCGGGGTCGGCGAGACGTACAAGTTCCGGATCCTCGGCGCCGACGGCACCTGGCGGGACAAGGCGGATCCGATGGCCCGCTTCGCCGAGGTCCCCCCGGCCACCGGCTCCGTGGTCACCGACAGCGACTTCGAGTGGACCGACGACCACTGGCTGGCCGAGCGCGCCTCGCACGACGCGCTCGCCTCCCGGATGTCGGTGTACGAGGTGCACCTGGCGAGCTGGCGCCCGGGTCTGGGGTACCGCGAGCTGGCCAGCCAGCTCACCGAGTACGTCTCGGAGATGGGCTTCACGCACGTGGAGTTCATGCCGGTGGCGGAGCACCCCTTCGGCGGGTCCTGGGGCTACCAGGTCACCGGCTACTACGCCCCCACCTCCCGGCTCGGCACCCCCGACGAGCTGCGCCACCTCATCGACACCCTCCACGGCGCCGGCATCGGCGTGATCCTGGACTGGGTGCCCGCGCACTTCCCCAAGGACGAGTGGGCGCTGGGCCGCTTCGACGGGACCCCGCTGTACGAGCACGCCGACCCGCGCCGCGGGGAGCATCCCGACTGGGGCACGTACATCTTCGACACCGGACGCCACGAGGTGCGCAACTTCCTGGTCGCCAACGCCTGCTACTGGCTGGAGGAGTTCCACGTCGACGGCCTGCGCGTCGACGCGGTCGCCTCGATGCTGTACCTCGACTACTCGCGCGAGGAGGGCCAGTGGGTCGCCAACCGCCACGGGGGTCGTGAGGACCTCGAGTCCATCGCCTTCCTCCAGGAGGCGACCGCGACCGCGTACAAGCGCGCCCCCGGCATCGTGATGATCGCCGAGGAGTCCACCTCGTTCCCGGGCGTCACCCGTCCCACCGACGCCGGCGGGCTCGGCTTCGGCTTCAAGTGGAACATGGGCTGGATGCACGACACCCTCGAGTACATCGCCGAGGACCCGGTGCACCGCCAGCACCACCACGGCGAGATGACCTTCTCGATGGTCTACCAGTACTCCGAGAACTTCGTGCTGCCGCTGAGCCATGACGAGGTCGTGCACGGCAAGGGATCGCTGCTGCGCAAGGCACCGGGCGATGACTGGCAGCAGGCGGCGACGCTTCGCTCCTACCTGGCCTTCCAGTGGACGCATCCCGGCAAGCAGCTGATCTTCATGGGCATCGAGTTCGCCCAGGGCACCGAGTGGTCGGAGCAGTCCGGGCTGCCGTGGTGGCTGCTGGAGTACCCGCTGCATCGCGGCGCCCAGCAGCTGGTCAAGGATCTCAACGCCGTCCAGGCGGAGTTCCCGGCGCTCTACGAGAGGGATCAGGACCCGGCCGGCTTCGAGTGGCTGATCGGGGACGACTCCGCCCACAACACGCTCTCGTACGTCCGCCGCGACGCCGCCGGCGATCCGGTGGTCGTGGTCGTGAACTTCTCGGCGGAACCATGGCACGACCTCCGCGTCCCGCTGCCCGAGGGCGGGTCCTGGCTCGAGGTGCTCAACTCCGACGCCCCCGTGTACGGCGGCAGCGGGGTGGGGAACCTGGGCCGCGTCCACGCCGAGCCGCTCCCCCGTCACGGACGCGAGCACTCGGTGCGGCTGTCGGTGCCGCCGCTGGGTGCGGTGATCCTGGTCCCCGAGCGCCTCCGGGGCTGA